From the Methanomassiliicoccus luminyensis B10 genome, one window contains:
- a CDS encoding tRNA(Ile)(2)-agmatinylcytidine synthase has translation MYVAADDTDSSTWMCTTFLATELVAAMGDLDLIGPPRLVRLNPAVPWKTRGNGAICLRVGRGAGLRRSIGRIGGREVFCYPRSTGEPDAGEVMERCSRVMDKWSQLDDSDPGLVISERRPDPGLYRRAVSRIITKEEALEAVRKVGGTTYQLNSGRGIIGAASAMSWVPMDRTYEVLTYRRRDRWGTPRDVSVEDVSLIDERFPSTFNNFDHHSGRPAIIPHTTCPILYGVRGDSAMELIEAYRSIASEEVERWMLFMTNQGTDEHIIRQWTALEANSSYEIVGTVAGMPHTVPGGHVIFRLASQGEEVDCAAYEPSKEYRQVARALRPGDRVRVLGELRETPRTLNIEKMEVLELAPSRLKVANPSCPQCGRRMKSVGAGQGYRCRECGTKKRDPVTEGEERSLKPGWYEPPVCSRRHLSMPLSRMGR, from the coding sequence ATGTACGTAGCCGCCGACGACACCGATTCCTCCACGTGGATGTGCACCACCTTCCTGGCAACGGAGCTGGTGGCGGCGATGGGGGATCTCGACCTCATCGGACCGCCCCGGCTGGTCCGCCTGAACCCGGCGGTGCCGTGGAAGACCCGGGGCAACGGGGCCATCTGCCTCAGGGTCGGCCGCGGCGCCGGGCTGAGGCGCTCCATCGGGCGCATCGGGGGCAGGGAGGTGTTCTGCTACCCCCGCTCGACAGGGGAGCCGGACGCCGGAGAGGTAATGGAGCGCTGCTCCAGGGTCATGGACAAGTGGTCCCAGCTGGACGACTCCGACCCCGGCCTGGTGATCTCGGAACGAAGGCCGGACCCCGGTCTGTACCGGCGGGCGGTCAGCAGGATCATCACCAAGGAAGAAGCCCTGGAAGCGGTGAGGAAGGTCGGCGGGACGACTTACCAGCTGAACTCCGGGCGCGGGATCATCGGCGCCGCCAGCGCGATGTCGTGGGTGCCCATGGACCGCACCTACGAGGTGCTGACGTATCGTCGCCGGGACCGCTGGGGCACTCCGAGGGACGTTTCGGTCGAGGATGTCAGCCTAATCGACGAACGGTTCCCCTCCACCTTCAACAACTTCGACCACCACTCCGGCCGGCCGGCCATCATACCGCACACCACCTGCCCCATCCTCTACGGCGTCCGGGGGGACTCGGCCATGGAGCTGATCGAGGCATACCGGTCCATCGCCTCGGAGGAGGTGGAACGCTGGATGCTGTTCATGACCAACCAGGGGACGGACGAGCATATCATACGCCAGTGGACCGCCCTGGAGGCGAACTCCTCGTACGAGATCGTGGGGACGGTCGCCGGCATGCCCCATACCGTCCCGGGCGGCCACGTCATCTTCCGCCTGGCCTCCCAGGGGGAGGAGGTGGACTGCGCCGCCTACGAGCCGTCCAAGGAGTACCGCCAGGTGGCGCGGGCCCTGCGGCCGGGGGACCGGGTCAGGGTGCTGGGGGAGCTGAGGGAGACCCCCAGGACGCTGAACATCGAGAAGATGGAGGTCCTGGAACTAGCGCCGTCCCGGCTCAAGGTCGCCAACCCCTCCTGTCCGCAGTGCGGCAGGAGGATGAAGTCCGTGGGGGCCGGCCAGGGCTACCGGTGCCGGGAGTGCGGGACCAAGAAGAGGGACCCGGTGACGGAGGGGGAGGAGCGCTCCCTGAAGCCAGGATGGTACGAGCCCCCGGTGTGCTCCCGCCGCCACCTCTCCATGCCGCTGTCGCGGATGGGCCGCTGA
- a CDS encoding acetyl-CoA C-acetyltransferase — translation MKDVVILSAARTPVGKFGGSLKSFTAPQLGALAIGAAVKRAGLEPSDVQECIMGIVLSAGVGQNPARQAAVKAGLPIEIGSLNVNKICGSGLKSVMLAANSIRAGEHEVLVAGGMESMSMAPYLLTEGRFGYRLGDNTIVDHLVRDGLWDSFSDSHMGNTAETVAERFNVTRQEADELSYQSHVKAAAAQKAGKFDKEIIPVKVKSKKEEIELRQDEGVRADTSMEALARLKPAFREGGIVTAGNASQLSDGAAAVIVTSREFAESRGLKPLASIVDYNTAGTRPEWIMEAPIPCTRALLQRNNLTIKDIDLFEHNEAFATASVAVKRELQVPDDRFNVNGGAVALGHPIGCSGARVLTTLIHAMHDRGANTGLATLCLGGGNAVSMIVKRE, via the coding sequence GTGAAAGATGTCGTCATACTCAGCGCCGCCCGCACCCCGGTCGGCAAGTTCGGAGGATCACTGAAGAGCTTCACCGCCCCCCAGCTGGGCGCGTTGGCCATCGGCGCGGCCGTCAAGCGGGCCGGGCTGGAGCCGAGCGATGTGCAGGAGTGCATCATGGGCATCGTGCTGTCCGCCGGAGTGGGGCAGAACCCCGCCCGGCAGGCGGCCGTCAAGGCCGGCTTGCCGATCGAGATCGGCTCGCTGAACGTCAACAAGATCTGCGGCTCCGGCCTGAAGTCCGTCATGCTCGCCGCGAACTCCATACGGGCCGGGGAGCACGAGGTCCTGGTGGCCGGAGGCATGGAGAGCATGAGCATGGCCCCCTACCTCCTGACCGAGGGGCGTTTCGGCTACCGCCTGGGGGACAACACCATTGTCGACCACCTCGTAAGGGACGGCCTGTGGGACTCCTTCAGCGACAGCCACATGGGCAACACCGCGGAGACCGTGGCGGAGCGGTTCAACGTCACCAGGCAGGAGGCGGACGAGTTGTCGTACCAGAGCCACGTTAAGGCGGCGGCGGCCCAGAAGGCCGGGAAGTTCGACAAGGAGATCATCCCCGTCAAGGTCAAGAGCAAGAAGGAGGAGATCGAGCTCAGGCAGGACGAGGGCGTGCGCGCGGACACCTCGATGGAGGCGCTTGCCAGGCTCAAGCCCGCCTTCAGGGAGGGCGGCATCGTCACCGCCGGGAACGCTTCCCAGCTGAGCGACGGGGCCGCCGCGGTCATCGTGACATCGAGGGAGTTCGCGGAGTCCCGCGGGCTGAAGCCCCTCGCCTCCATCGTGGACTACAACACCGCCGGCACCAGGCCGGAGTGGATCATGGAGGCCCCCATTCCGTGCACCAGGGCGCTGCTGCAGAGGAACAACCTGACCATCAAGGACATCGACCTGTTCGAGCACAACGAGGCCTTCGCCACCGCCTCCGTCGCGGTGAAGAGGGAGCTGCAGGTGCCGGACGACCGCTTCAACGTCAACGGCGGCGCGGTGGCTTTGGGTCATCCGATCGGCTGCTCCGGCGCCAGGGTGCTGACCACCCTCATCCACGCCATGCACGACCGCGGCGCCAACACCGGCCTCGCGACCCTGTGCCTGGGCGGCGGCAACGCCGTGTCCATGATAGTAAAGCGGGAGTGA
- a CDS encoding NYN domain-containing protein, whose translation MLDGMYLQNLANVLQLSGKLDYQKFSDKLCYGYERARTYVFDALPPESSSYREKKQRFLDRLSYLDKFQVELGYVKDEGRTCPICQKHILIPRQKKVDILIATRLMECSYDDRLDKIILVAGDGDFVPAVQIAKKNKEIALAFAEGGSVGVATELKKAVDRRIRLDRGYFDDCRMMG comes from the coding sequence TTGCTCGACGGAATGTATCTTCAGAACTTAGCTAACGTCCTTCAATTGAGCGGGAAGTTGGACTATCAGAAGTTCAGCGACAAGCTTTGCTATGGCTATGAACGAGCTAGGACCTACGTGTTCGATGCTCTTCCACCGGAGTCGTCCTCGTATCGGGAAAAGAAGCAACGTTTCCTCGACAGATTGTCATATCTCGACAAGTTCCAGGTTGAACTCGGATATGTCAAGGATGAAGGCCGTACTTGCCCAATATGCCAGAAGCACATACTAATCCCTCGACAGAAGAAAGTGGATATTCTCATCGCCACCCGATTAATGGAGTGCTCTTATGACGATAGGCTTGACAAAATCATCCTGGTTGCAGGCGATGGGGATTTCGTTCCTGCAGTGCAGATTGCCAAGAAGAACAAGGAGATCGCGTTGGCTTTTGCCGAAGGAGGCAGTGTCGGAGTTGCTACTGAGCTGAAAAAAGCGGTTGATCGAAGGATACGTCTTGACCGCGGTTATTTCGATGACTGCCGCATGATGGGATAA
- a CDS encoding M20 family metallo-hydrolase, with protein sequence MDELAASVEAYRKDMIKEMQAMLRIPSMGPENGGQGEVERARHLEKVVRLCGFEDVKVYSSPDERVASGVRPNILARRKGRSDRTIWIVSHIDTVSAGDEKKWTYPPFDPQVVDGRIYGRGAEDDGQAVISSIFAARALLDTGLEPELSVGLVLVADEEAGSDHGIKFLIDQNLFGKDDLFYVPDSGDDKGSVIEVAEKSIVWLRITTKGKQVHASTPALGLNALTVGAEFMLFLRDHLYGKFNEEDPLFIPAASTFEPTKKPANVENINTIPGEDVVFFDARLLPRYDPQDVVETAQKLAKVFEERTGAKITVEGSRVDLAGPASSLETDGLAALKDAVKRVLGIEPAIIGVGGQTCSNWFRRAGWDAYVWQTVDETLHQVDEYTRIDSMVGDAKVFAVLLANLCYPGQFR encoded by the coding sequence TTGGATGAGCTCGCAGCATCGGTCGAGGCGTACCGCAAAGACATGATCAAGGAGATGCAGGCCATGCTCCGCATCCCCTCCATGGGGCCGGAGAACGGCGGGCAGGGCGAGGTGGAGAGAGCGCGGCACCTGGAGAAGGTGGTGCGCCTCTGCGGGTTCGAGGACGTGAAGGTGTACAGCTCCCCGGACGAGCGCGTCGCATCAGGGGTCCGGCCGAACATCCTAGCCAGGAGGAAGGGGAGGAGCGACCGCACCATCTGGATCGTCTCGCACATCGACACCGTCTCCGCCGGGGATGAGAAGAAGTGGACCTACCCGCCCTTCGACCCCCAGGTGGTCGACGGCAGGATCTACGGGCGCGGGGCTGAGGACGACGGGCAGGCCGTGATATCGTCGATCTTCGCGGCCAGGGCCCTCCTGGACACCGGCCTGGAGCCGGAGCTGTCCGTCGGCCTGGTCCTGGTCGCCGACGAGGAGGCCGGCTCCGACCACGGCATCAAGTTCCTCATCGACCAGAACCTCTTCGGCAAGGATGACCTGTTCTACGTCCCCGACTCCGGCGACGACAAGGGCTCCGTAATAGAGGTCGCGGAGAAGTCCATCGTCTGGCTGAGGATCACGACCAAGGGAAAGCAGGTGCACGCCTCCACTCCGGCGCTGGGGTTGAACGCCCTGACGGTCGGCGCGGAGTTCATGCTGTTCCTGCGGGACCACCTGTACGGCAAGTTCAACGAGGAGGACCCCCTCTTCATCCCCGCGGCCTCCACCTTCGAGCCGACCAAGAAGCCCGCCAACGTGGAGAACATCAACACCATCCCGGGCGAGGACGTGGTGTTCTTCGACGCTCGATTGCTGCCCCGCTACGACCCCCAGGACGTGGTGGAAACGGCGCAGAAGCTGGCCAAGGTGTTCGAGGAGCGTACCGGGGCCAAGATCACCGTGGAGGGGTCCAGGGTGGACCTGGCGGGACCGGCGTCCTCGCTGGAGACCGACGGCCTGGCCGCTCTGAAGGATGCCGTCAAGAGGGTGCTCGGGATCGAGCCGGCCATCATCGGCGTGGGCGGCCAGACCTGCTCCAACTGGTTCCGCCGGGCCGGGTGGGACGCCTACGTGTGGCAGACCGTGGACGAGACCCTGCACCAGGTCGACGAGTACACCCGCATCGACTCCATGGTCGGCGACGCCAAGGTGTTCGCGGTCCTACTGGCCAATCTGTGCTATCCCGGGCAGTTCAGGTGA
- a CDS encoding dihydrofolate reductase family protein — protein sequence MVRMLPYVILHNAVSVDGRIDWVSIDIGLYYSLIPTWKEDATLCGSETMMQPDPCEWENDGATDPSLPLLVVVDGRGRFKTWEKIVPSMYWRAGVALCSASTPEEHLDYLRNAGVDIITAGKDKVDVRAALEELNERYGVKTVRVDSGGTLNGVLLREGLVDEVSVVVHPQLVGGSSPRSMFKAPDLGSEEGVIDLDLKSSRKLKGGAVWLRYAVRK from the coding sequence ATGGTTCGCATGCTCCCGTACGTGATACTGCACAACGCCGTCAGCGTGGACGGCCGGATAGACTGGGTATCGATCGACATAGGCCTCTACTATTCGCTCATCCCGACCTGGAAGGAGGATGCCACTCTGTGCGGTTCGGAAACGATGATGCAGCCGGACCCCTGCGAGTGGGAGAACGATGGGGCCACTGACCCGTCCCTCCCCCTGCTGGTGGTCGTGGACGGCCGGGGGCGCTTCAAGACGTGGGAGAAGATCGTGCCTTCCATGTACTGGCGGGCCGGGGTGGCGCTGTGCTCCGCCTCCACTCCCGAAGAGCACCTGGATTATCTGAGGAATGCGGGGGTGGACATCATCACCGCCGGGAAGGACAAGGTAGATGTGCGCGCCGCGCTGGAGGAGCTGAACGAGCGCTACGGCGTTAAAACGGTGAGGGTGGACAGCGGAGGCACCCTGAACGGCGTGCTGCTGCGCGAGGGGCTGGTGGACGAGGTCAGCGTGGTGGTGCATCCCCAGCTGGTCGGCGGGTCCTCCCCGCGCTCAATGTTCAAGGCCCCCGACCTCGGCTCGGAAGAGGGCGTGATCGATCTCGACCTCAAGTCCTCCCGCAAGCTGAAGGGCGGGGCGGTGTGGCTCCGCTATGCCGTGAGGAAGTAG
- the ftsY gene encoding signal recognition particle-docking protein FtsY, protein MFESLKKKLASLRGKGDEQEGEAEKAQPEAEVKAPAQAPHKEPSPEVLKAVGDSGRKIDQSEVDDILWELELGLLESDVALPVVEEIKAGVRDSLQGKRIGRKYDLDQVVEEGLKSSIQNVLEKSEFDFDEFVKDHEKPVVIMFVGINGTGKTTSIAKIANRLQKQGLTSVLSASDTFRAGAIEQLTIHSERLGSKIIKHQAGGDPAAVAYDAVEHAKAKRRDVVLVDTAGRMQTNANLMDEMKKIKRVVNPHLIIFVGDALAGNDAIEQATAFNKAVGIDAIILTKIDADAKGGAALSIAHSIGKPIAFLSTGQEYEDIIKFDSKWMLDRLFSD, encoded by the coding sequence TTGTTCGAGTCGCTCAAGAAGAAGCTTGCCTCCCTGAGGGGCAAGGGCGACGAGCAGGAAGGCGAGGCCGAGAAGGCGCAGCCTGAGGCCGAGGTAAAGGCCCCGGCGCAGGCGCCGCACAAGGAACCGTCCCCGGAGGTCCTCAAGGCCGTCGGCGACAGCGGCCGCAAGATCGACCAGTCCGAGGTCGATGACATTCTGTGGGAGCTTGAACTGGGTCTTTTGGAGTCCGACGTGGCCCTGCCGGTCGTCGAGGAGATAAAGGCGGGGGTGCGGGATTCCCTCCAGGGCAAGAGGATCGGCCGGAAGTACGATCTCGACCAGGTGGTGGAGGAGGGGCTCAAGAGCTCCATCCAGAACGTCCTGGAGAAGAGCGAGTTCGACTTCGACGAGTTCGTCAAGGACCACGAGAAGCCGGTGGTCATAATGTTCGTCGGCATCAACGGGACCGGGAAGACGACCTCCATCGCCAAGATCGCCAACCGCCTGCAGAAGCAGGGTTTGACGTCCGTGCTCTCGGCCTCCGACACCTTCCGCGCCGGAGCGATCGAGCAGCTGACCATTCACTCCGAGCGCCTGGGATCCAAGATCATAAAGCACCAGGCCGGGGGCGACCCCGCCGCCGTCGCGTACGATGCCGTCGAGCACGCCAAGGCCAAGCGGCGCGATGTCGTTCTGGTCGACACCGCCGGGCGCATGCAGACCAACGCCAACCTCATGGACGAGATGAAGAAGATCAAGAGGGTCGTCAACCCGCACCTCATCATCTTTGTCGGGGACGCGCTGGCCGGGAACGATGCCATCGAGCAGGCCACCGCGTTCAACAAGGCCGTGGGCATCGACGCCATCATTCTCACCAAGATCGACGCCGACGCCAAAGGCGGGGCGGCGCTGTCCATCGCCCACTCCATCGGCAAGCCCATAGCGTTCCTCAGCACCGGCCAGGAGTACGAGGACATCATCAAGTTCGACAGCAAGTGGATGCTGGACCGGCTGTTCTCGGACTGA
- the pfdA gene encoding prefoldin subunit alpha, producing MNEAELRQAMSALELYRTQLESIAQNQQLVQMSLEELARAKETLTRYKDAPEGSELLVPIGGNSFIFAKVATNSKAIVGLGTGVSVEKSMDEAVKTMESRANELVDTMKKLDERRIALEQQADQLSMAVQQEMQAMQQLG from the coding sequence ATGAACGAGGCCGAGCTGCGCCAGGCCATGTCCGCGCTGGAGCTTTACCGCACCCAGCTGGAGAGCATAGCCCAGAACCAGCAGCTCGTGCAAATGTCTTTGGAGGAGCTTGCCAGGGCCAAGGAGACCCTGACCCGGTACAAGGACGCCCCGGAGGGCTCCGAGCTCCTCGTTCCCATCGGCGGGAACTCTTTCATTTTCGCCAAGGTCGCCACCAACAGCAAGGCCATCGTGGGCCTCGGCACCGGGGTATCGGTGGAGAAGTCCATGGACGAGGCCGTCAAGACCATGGAGTCCAGGGCCAACGAGCTCGTGGATACCATGAAGAAGCTGGACGAGCGCAGGATAGCCCTGGAGCAGCAGGCCGACCAGCTGTCCATGGCGGTCCAGCAAGAGATGCAGGCCATGCAGCAGTTGGGATAA
- the rpl18a gene encoding 50S ribosomal protein L18Ae: MNAYRATGEFKTGKFSWQKFSIEVAADNEAGVTEQIYSNLGSRHKLNRQQIRINEIKSISGEEITNPVVQHLAGGAQ; this comes from the coding sequence ATGAACGCTTACCGCGCTACTGGTGAATTCAAGACCGGCAAGTTCAGCTGGCAGAAGTTCAGCATCGAGGTCGCCGCTGATAACGAGGCCGGCGTCACCGAGCAAATCTATTCCAACCTGGGGAGCCGCCACAAGCTCAACAGACAGCAGATCAGGATCAACGAGATCAAGAGCATCAGTGGCGAAGAGATAACCAACCCGGTGGTCCAGCACCTGGCCGGAGGGGCTCAATGA